A stretch of the Agromyces larvae genome encodes the following:
- a CDS encoding histidine phosphatase family protein, whose translation MTHHLYLVRHGEQLDAEHGVADGPLSPRGRRQAELLAERLGGIPFDAAWHSPLQRAAETAKIIAAKMPALEPEPSSLLFDCVPSGPAPETPSAYDPFFKSFTEAEFEAGKAQMTDAVAEFLRSHREDRHELLITHNFVIGWFVREVLGAPDWRWVSINQANCGLTVLSQKPGRPWSLVTHNDLAHLPAELRTGLPEGYAV comes from the coding sequence GTGACCCACCACCTCTACCTCGTCCGCCACGGCGAGCAGCTCGATGCCGAGCACGGCGTGGCCGACGGGCCCCTCTCTCCGCGCGGGCGACGACAGGCCGAGCTGCTCGCCGAACGGCTCGGCGGCATCCCCTTCGATGCCGCCTGGCACTCGCCCCTGCAGCGGGCGGCCGAGACGGCGAAGATCATCGCGGCGAAGATGCCGGCGCTGGAGCCCGAACCCTCGTCGCTGCTGTTCGACTGCGTGCCGTCGGGGCCCGCCCCCGAGACGCCGTCGGCGTACGACCCGTTCTTCAAGTCGTTCACCGAGGCCGAGTTCGAGGCGGGCAAGGCGCAGATGACCGATGCGGTCGCCGAGTTCCTGCGGTCGCACCGCGAGGACCGGCACGAGCTGCTGATCACGCACAACTTCGTGATCGGATGGTTCGTGCGCGAGGTGCTGGGCGCCCCCGACTGGCGGTGGGTGTCGATCAACCAGGCCAACTGCGGGCTCACGGTGCTCAGCCAGAAGCCCGGCCGGCCGTGGAGCCTCGTGACCCACAACGACCTCGCGCACCTGCCGGCCGAGCTGCGCACCGGATTGCCCGAGGGCTACGCGGTCTGA
- a CDS encoding GNAT family N-acetyltransferase codes for MPSFLPAATDDPVAARLLDDYFAARARGFTTHADGYRVNRPEPARFVPPVGEFLLVHDDAGEAVGCGGIRRIDDVDGLRTYEVKHVWIDESVRGRGWSRLLMDELERRARSFGAQYAVLDTNESLTAAQHLYRTSGYTEIAAYNDNPNATHWFGKRLD; via the coding sequence GTGCCGAGCTTCCTCCCCGCCGCGACCGACGACCCCGTCGCCGCGCGGCTCCTCGACGACTACTTCGCCGCGCGGGCACGCGGCTTCACCACGCACGCCGACGGCTATCGGGTGAACCGGCCCGAGCCGGCGCGGTTCGTCCCGCCCGTCGGCGAGTTCCTGCTGGTGCACGACGACGCGGGCGAGGCGGTCGGATGCGGCGGCATCCGACGCATCGACGACGTCGACGGGCTCCGGACGTACGAGGTGAAGCACGTCTGGATCGACGAATCCGTTCGCGGCCGCGGATGGTCACGGCTGCTCATGGACGAACTCGAGCGGCGGGCGCGGTCGTTCGGCGCCCAGTACGCGGTACTCGACACGAACGAATCCCTCACCGCAGCACAGCACCTGTACCGCACGTCGGGGTACACCGAGATCGCCGCCTACAACGACAACCCGAACGCGACGCACTGGTTCGGCAAGCGCCTCGACTGA